A single region of the Aeromonas hydrophila subsp. hydrophila ATCC 7966 genome encodes:
- a CDS encoding 3-deoxy-7-phosphoheptulonate synthase produces the protein MQRDPLNNIHIQSEQVMITPAQLKEKLPISDRALAFVQGARNTIADIIHRRDHRLLVICGPCSIHDMDAAKEYATRLKALHDAYQDSLYIVMRVYFEKPRTTVGWKGFINDPNLDGTFDVELGLHRARELLCWLAELELPLATEALDPISPQYLAELFSWSAIGARTTESQTHREMASGLSMPVGFKNGTDGNLGTAINALQAASSPHAFMGINQQGQVALLQTQGNPDGHVILRGGKHPNYDSVNVSLAEEALEKAGLLPGLVVDCSHGNSSKDHRLQPKVADNVIHQIQEGNRSIIGVMLESNLFEGNQSSEQPKCEMRYGVSITDACIDWETTDALLARCHSQLAAPLLARTKA, from the coding sequence ATGCAAAGAGATCCCCTGAACAACATCCATATCCAGTCCGAACAAGTGATGATCACGCCTGCCCAGCTCAAGGAGAAACTGCCCATCTCCGATCGCGCGCTGGCATTCGTGCAAGGGGCCCGCAATACCATCGCCGACATCATCCACCGTCGCGATCACCGCTTGCTGGTGATCTGTGGTCCCTGCTCGATCCACGACATGGACGCCGCCAAAGAGTACGCAACCAGACTCAAAGCGCTGCATGACGCCTATCAGGACTCTCTCTACATTGTCATGCGGGTCTACTTTGAGAAGCCGCGCACCACGGTCGGCTGGAAGGGCTTTATCAACGATCCGAACCTGGATGGCACCTTCGACGTGGAGCTGGGTCTGCACCGCGCCCGCGAGCTGCTCTGCTGGCTGGCCGAGCTGGAGCTGCCGCTGGCGACCGAGGCGCTAGACCCCATCAGTCCGCAATACCTGGCGGAGCTCTTCTCCTGGTCGGCCATCGGTGCCCGCACCACCGAATCCCAGACCCACAGGGAGATGGCCTCCGGCCTCTCCATGCCGGTTGGCTTCAAGAACGGCACCGACGGCAACCTGGGCACCGCCATCAATGCGCTGCAGGCCGCCTCCAGCCCCCACGCCTTCATGGGGATCAACCAGCAGGGCCAGGTCGCGTTGCTGCAGACCCAGGGCAACCCGGATGGTCACGTGATCCTGCGCGGCGGCAAGCACCCGAACTACGACTCGGTCAATGTGTCGCTGGCGGAAGAGGCGCTGGAGAAGGCGGGCCTGCTGCCCGGTTTGGTGGTGGATTGCAGTCATGGCAACTCCAGCAAGGATCACCGGCTGCAGCCCAAGGTGGCTGACAACGTGATCCACCAGATCCAGGAGGGCAACCGCTCCATCATCGGGGTGATGCTCGAATCCAACCTGTTCGAAGGCAATCAGTCGAGCGAGCAGCCCAAGTGCGAGATGCGCTACGGCGTCTCCATCACCGATGCCTGCATCGACTGGGAGACCACGGACGCGCTGCTGGCCCGCTGCCACAGCCAGCTGGCGGCACCACTTTTGGCCAGAACCAAGGCATAA
- the tyrA gene encoding bifunctional chorismate mutase/prephenate dehydrogenase, whose amino-acid sequence MAEELNALRDKIDAVDKQLIDLLAARLALVGEVGEVKSRHGLPIYAPDREASMLARRRAEAEVLGVPGDLIEDVLRRVMRESYILESASDKEHHFKCMKPELGKVVIIGGEGQLGRLFGNLFSLSGYRVETLGQADWPRADEILHGAGLVMVAVPIDVTCEVIDRLGNLPADCLLVDVTSVKSEPLAHMLAVHQGPVLGLHPMFGPDVASLAKQVIVCCQGREPAASQWLLEQMTIWGARLQQVEAKAHDEAMTFIQALRHFATFAYGWHLSREQANIDRLLALSSPIYRLELAMVGRLFAQDPHLYADIILSSPQNLAMIRRYYQNFGEALGLLERGDREGFIEAFSQVSGFFGERADEFLRESRTLLAQANDRRHHG is encoded by the coding sequence ATGGCTGAAGAGTTGAATGCCCTCAGGGACAAAATCGATGCGGTGGACAAGCAGCTGATTGATCTGCTGGCCGCCCGTCTCGCCCTGGTGGGGGAAGTGGGGGAAGTGAAGAGCCGGCACGGCCTGCCCATCTATGCACCGGATCGGGAAGCGAGCATGCTGGCTCGCCGCCGCGCCGAGGCCGAAGTCCTGGGGGTGCCGGGGGACCTTATCGAGGATGTGCTGCGTCGGGTGATGCGCGAATCCTATATTCTAGAGTCCGCCAGCGACAAGGAGCACCACTTCAAGTGCATGAAGCCTGAGCTCGGCAAGGTGGTCATCATCGGTGGCGAGGGGCAGCTTGGCCGCCTGTTCGGCAACCTGTTCAGCCTCTCGGGCTACCGGGTCGAGACCCTGGGTCAGGCCGACTGGCCGCGGGCCGACGAGATCCTGCACGGCGCCGGACTGGTGATGGTGGCGGTGCCCATCGACGTCACCTGCGAGGTGATCGATCGGCTCGGCAACCTGCCGGCGGACTGCCTGCTGGTGGACGTGACCAGCGTCAAGAGTGAACCGCTTGCCCATATGCTGGCGGTACACCAGGGGCCGGTGCTGGGGCTGCACCCCATGTTCGGGCCGGATGTGGCGAGCCTCGCCAAGCAGGTGATCGTCTGCTGTCAGGGGCGCGAGCCTGCCGCCAGCCAGTGGCTGCTGGAGCAGATGACCATCTGGGGCGCCCGCCTGCAGCAGGTGGAGGCCAAGGCTCACGACGAGGCGATGACCTTTATCCAGGCGCTGCGCCACTTCGCCACCTTTGCCTACGGCTGGCACCTCTCCCGCGAGCAGGCCAACATCGATCGCCTGCTGGCGTTGAGCTCCCCCATCTATCGGCTGGAGCTGGCCATGGTGGGACGGCTGTTCGCCCAGGATCCCCACCTCTACGCCGACATCATACTGTCGTCGCCGCAGAATCTGGCGATGATCCGCCGCTACTACCAGAACTTCGGCGAGGCGCTGGGCCTGCTGGAGCGGGGGGACCGGGAGGGTTTCATCGAGGCCTTCAGCCAGGTCTCCGGCTTCTTCGGCGAGCGGGCGGACGAGTTCCTGCGTGAAAGCCGCACCCTGTTGGCCCAGGCCAACGATCGTCGTCATCACGGCTGA